From Tripterygium wilfordii isolate XIE 37 chromosome 13, ASM1340144v1, whole genome shotgun sequence, the proteins below share one genomic window:
- the LOC120013749 gene encoding phosphatidylinositol 4-phosphate 5-kinase 4-like isoform X2 — protein sequence MSKEQSGMIKAWEATIRRTQAAKKRANSIFGTISITHADEESEEENDNGSSTKLEPYHTEKILPNGDYYTGQWHDNFPNGQGKYLWTDGCMYVGEWHKGKTMGKGRFSWPGGATYEGEFKSGYMDGIGTYTGSNGDTYRGQWVMNLKHGHGVKSYVNGDWYDGLWRRGLQEGQGRYQWKDGNYYMGDWKNGVICGKGSFVWTNGNTYDGYWEDGVPKGQGTFKWPDGSFYVGNWSKDPNEQNGTCYPSGSSLEDKLEWDPQDVYNVYLTDCVVCQGDKVSILPSQKKLAVWNSSKGEDKLRRMSVDGRVSVGVERADLADNDLSGLYGDQDHGSSSPLPRSFPLRVPKTVKMQGETICKGHKNYELMLNLQLGIRHSVGRPAPAASLDLKASAFDPKEKVWTRFPPEGTKYTPPHQSCEFKWKDYCPLVFRTLRKLFKVDPADYMISICGNDALRELSSPGKSGSFFYLTNDDRYMIKTMKKSEVKVLIRMLAAYYNHVRAFENTLVTKFYGLHCVKLTGPIQKKVRFIIMGNLFCSEYAIHRRFDLKGSSLGRNTDKPESEIEATTILKDLDLNFVFRLQNTWFQEFCRQVDRDCELLEQERIMDYSLLVGLHFRDASASGDLIPSEGEPESEGAPRLSRADMDQLLLDPSSWTRIRLGVNMPARAERTVRRNDCEAQLVGEPTGEYYDVIMFFGIIDILQDYDISKKLEHAYKSIQYDPTSISAVDPKQYSRRFRDFIFKVFSEDD from the exons ATGAGCAAAGAACAGAGCGGAATGATAAAGGCATGGGAGGCCACAATACGCAGAACTCAGGCCGCAAAGAAGCGAGCCAATAGCATATTCGGCACAATTTCAATCACACATGCAGACGAAGAAAGCGAAGAAGAGAATGACAACGGTAGTTCAACCAAATTGGAGCCCTATCATACAGAGAAAATACTCCCAAATGGGGACTACTACACAGGCCAATGGCACGACAATTTTCCGAACGGACAAGGAAAGTATTTGTGGACAGATGGGTGCATGTATGTCGGAGAATGGCACAAAGGGAAGACAATGGGGAAAGGTAGGTTCAGTTGGCCAGGTGGAGCAACATATGAAGGGGAGTTCAAGAGTGGGTATATGGATGGGATAGGAACCTATACCGGATCCAATGGGGACACTTATAGAGGACAATGGGTGATGAATTTGAAGCATGGACATGGTGTGAAGAGTTATGTCAATGGTGATTGGTATGATGGGTTATGGAGAAGAGGGTTGCAAGAAGGGCAAGGGAGATATCAATGGAAGGATGGGAATTACTATATGGGTGATTGGAAAAACGGAGTCATTTGTGGGAAAGGAAGCTTTGTATGGACTAATGGGAATACATATGATGGGTATTGGGAAGATGGTGTGCCTAAAGGTCAAGGGACTTTCAAGTGGCCTGATGGGAGCTTTTACGTGGGGAATTGGAGTAAGGATCCTAATGAACAAAATGGGACTTGTTACCCTTCTGGGTCATCTTTGGAGGATAAACTTGAGTGGGATCCTCAAGATGTGTACAATGTGTATTTGACAGATTGTGTTGTGTGTCAAGGAGATAAGGTTTCGATATTGCCATCGCAGAAGAAACTTGCGGTGTGGAATTCATCAAAGGGTGAGGATAAGCTCAGGAGGATGTCTGTTGACGGGAGGGTAAGTGTAGGCGTAGAGAGGGC AGATCTGGCTGATAATGATTTGTCAGGATTATATGGTGATCAGGATCATGGGAGTAGTAGTCCACTTCCAAGGAGCTTTCCACTAAGAGTACCAAAAACAGTGAAAATGCAAGGAGAGACAATATGCAAAGGGCATAAGAATTATGAGCTTATGCTTAACTTACAGCTTGGAATCAG GCATTCTGTTGGAAGACCTGCTCCAGCTGCATCTCTTGACTTGAAGGCTTCAGCTTTTGATCCCAAGGAGAAAGTGTGGACAAGATTTCCACCAGAAGGAACCAAATACACTCCACCCCACCAGTCATGTGAATTTAAATGGAAGGACTATTGTCCATTAGTTTTCAG GACTCTAAGGAAGTTGTTCAAGGTGGACCCTGCAGATTACATGATATCTATATGTGGGAACGATGCCCTTCGCGAACTTTCATCTCCTGGAAAAAGTGGCAGCTTCTTTTATTTGACCAATGATGATCGCTACATGATCAAGACAATGAAGAAATCGGAAGTGAAA GTGCTTATCCGGATGCTGGCAGCCTACTATAACCATGTTCGAGCCTTTGAGAACACTCTAGTAACCAAATTTTATGGTCTGCATTGTGTGAAGTTAACTGGCCCTATCCAGAAGAAG GTACGCTTCATTATCATGGGAAATCTCTTCTGTTCAGAATATGCCATTCATAGACGCTTTGACTTGAAAGGATCATCGCTTGGCCGGAACACAGACAAGCCTGAGTCAGAGATTGAGGCAACCACTATTCTTAAAGACCTTGATCTAAACTTCGTATTCCGACTACAAAACACATGGTTTCAAGAGTTTTGCAG GCAAGTCGATAGGGATTGCGAGTTATTAGAACAGGAGAGAATAATGGATTATAGTCTTCTGGTTGGTCTTCATTTTAGAGACGCGTCAGCTAGTGGAGATCTAATTCCTTCCGAAG GTGAACCTGAGAGTGAAGGAGCTCCACGGCTTTCTAGAGCAGACATGGATCAGCTTCTTCTTGACCCGAGCAG TTGGACACGAATAAGATTAGGAGTGAACATGCCAGCTCGAGCAGAAAGAACTGTAAGAAGAAACGATTGTGAAGCCCAGCTTGTAGGAGAACCTACCGGGGAGTACTATGATGTCATAATGTTCTTTGGTATCATTGATATTCTTCAAGACTACGATATCAGCAAGAAGCTTGAGCATGCTTACAAGTCCATCCAGTATGATCCAACTTCCATATCAGCAGTTGATCCAAAGCAATACTCGAGGCGGTTTCGTGACTTCATATTCAAAGTATTTTCTGAAGATGATTGA
- the LOC120013749 gene encoding phosphatidylinositol 4-phosphate 5-kinase 4-like isoform X1: MSKEQSGMIKAWEATIRRTQAAKKRANSIFGTISITHADEESEEENDNGSSTKLEPYHTEKILPNGDYYTGQWHDNFPNGQGKYLWTDGCMYVGEWHKGKTMGKGRFSWPGGATYEGEFKSGYMDGIGTYTGSNGDTYRGQWVMNLKHGHGVKSYVNGDWYDGLWRRGLQEGQGRYQWKDGNYYMGDWKNGVICGKGSFVWTNGNTYDGYWEDGVPKGQGTFKWPDGSFYVGNWSKDPNEQNGTCYPSGSSLEDKLEWDPQDVYNVYLTDCVVCQGDKVSILPSQKKLAVWNSSKGEDKLRRMSVDGRVSVGVERAFDRMNIWEGDHGGEDNFDSGSDPGNRRDLADNDLSGLYGDQDHGSSSPLPRSFPLRVPKTVKMQGETICKGHKNYELMLNLQLGIRHSVGRPAPAASLDLKASAFDPKEKVWTRFPPEGTKYTPPHQSCEFKWKDYCPLVFRTLRKLFKVDPADYMISICGNDALRELSSPGKSGSFFYLTNDDRYMIKTMKKSEVKVLIRMLAAYYNHVRAFENTLVTKFYGLHCVKLTGPIQKKVRFIIMGNLFCSEYAIHRRFDLKGSSLGRNTDKPESEIEATTILKDLDLNFVFRLQNTWFQEFCRQVDRDCELLEQERIMDYSLLVGLHFRDASASGDLIPSEGQSPGEPESEGAPRLSRADMDQLLLDPSSWTRIRLGVNMPARAERTVRRNDCEAQLVGEPTGEYYDVIMFFGIIDILQDYDISKKLEHAYKSIQYDPTSISAVDPKQYSRRFRDFIFKVFSEDD, translated from the exons ATGAGCAAAGAACAGAGCGGAATGATAAAGGCATGGGAGGCCACAATACGCAGAACTCAGGCCGCAAAGAAGCGAGCCAATAGCATATTCGGCACAATTTCAATCACACATGCAGACGAAGAAAGCGAAGAAGAGAATGACAACGGTAGTTCAACCAAATTGGAGCCCTATCATACAGAGAAAATACTCCCAAATGGGGACTACTACACAGGCCAATGGCACGACAATTTTCCGAACGGACAAGGAAAGTATTTGTGGACAGATGGGTGCATGTATGTCGGAGAATGGCACAAAGGGAAGACAATGGGGAAAGGTAGGTTCAGTTGGCCAGGTGGAGCAACATATGAAGGGGAGTTCAAGAGTGGGTATATGGATGGGATAGGAACCTATACCGGATCCAATGGGGACACTTATAGAGGACAATGGGTGATGAATTTGAAGCATGGACATGGTGTGAAGAGTTATGTCAATGGTGATTGGTATGATGGGTTATGGAGAAGAGGGTTGCAAGAAGGGCAAGGGAGATATCAATGGAAGGATGGGAATTACTATATGGGTGATTGGAAAAACGGAGTCATTTGTGGGAAAGGAAGCTTTGTATGGACTAATGGGAATACATATGATGGGTATTGGGAAGATGGTGTGCCTAAAGGTCAAGGGACTTTCAAGTGGCCTGATGGGAGCTTTTACGTGGGGAATTGGAGTAAGGATCCTAATGAACAAAATGGGACTTGTTACCCTTCTGGGTCATCTTTGGAGGATAAACTTGAGTGGGATCCTCAAGATGTGTACAATGTGTATTTGACAGATTGTGTTGTGTGTCAAGGAGATAAGGTTTCGATATTGCCATCGCAGAAGAAACTTGCGGTGTGGAATTCATCAAAGGGTGAGGATAAGCTCAGGAGGATGTCTGTTGACGGGAGGGTAAGTGTAGGCGTAGAGAGGGCGTTTGACAGAATGAATATATGGGAGGGAGATCATGGCGGTGAGGATAATTTTGACAGTGGTAGTGACCCTGGGAATAGGAGAGATCTGGCTGATAATGATTTGTCAGGATTATATGGTGATCAGGATCATGGGAGTAGTAGTCCACTTCCAAGGAGCTTTCCACTAAGAGTACCAAAAACAGTGAAAATGCAAGGAGAGACAATATGCAAAGGGCATAAGAATTATGAGCTTATGCTTAACTTACAGCTTGGAATCAG GCATTCTGTTGGAAGACCTGCTCCAGCTGCATCTCTTGACTTGAAGGCTTCAGCTTTTGATCCCAAGGAGAAAGTGTGGACAAGATTTCCACCAGAAGGAACCAAATACACTCCACCCCACCAGTCATGTGAATTTAAATGGAAGGACTATTGTCCATTAGTTTTCAG GACTCTAAGGAAGTTGTTCAAGGTGGACCCTGCAGATTACATGATATCTATATGTGGGAACGATGCCCTTCGCGAACTTTCATCTCCTGGAAAAAGTGGCAGCTTCTTTTATTTGACCAATGATGATCGCTACATGATCAAGACAATGAAGAAATCGGAAGTGAAA GTGCTTATCCGGATGCTGGCAGCCTACTATAACCATGTTCGAGCCTTTGAGAACACTCTAGTAACCAAATTTTATGGTCTGCATTGTGTGAAGTTAACTGGCCCTATCCAGAAGAAG GTACGCTTCATTATCATGGGAAATCTCTTCTGTTCAGAATATGCCATTCATAGACGCTTTGACTTGAAAGGATCATCGCTTGGCCGGAACACAGACAAGCCTGAGTCAGAGATTGAGGCAACCACTATTCTTAAAGACCTTGATCTAAACTTCGTATTCCGACTACAAAACACATGGTTTCAAGAGTTTTGCAG GCAAGTCGATAGGGATTGCGAGTTATTAGAACAGGAGAGAATAATGGATTATAGTCTTCTGGTTGGTCTTCATTTTAGAGACGCGTCAGCTAGTGGAGATCTAATTCCTTCCGAAGGTCAGTCTCCTG GTGAACCTGAGAGTGAAGGAGCTCCACGGCTTTCTAGAGCAGACATGGATCAGCTTCTTCTTGACCCGAGCAG TTGGACACGAATAAGATTAGGAGTGAACATGCCAGCTCGAGCAGAAAGAACTGTAAGAAGAAACGATTGTGAAGCCCAGCTTGTAGGAGAACCTACCGGGGAGTACTATGATGTCATAATGTTCTTTGGTATCATTGATATTCTTCAAGACTACGATATCAGCAAGAAGCTTGAGCATGCTTACAAGTCCATCCAGTATGATCCAACTTCCATATCAGCAGTTGATCCAAAGCAATACTCGAGGCGGTTTCGTGACTTCATATTCAAAGTATTTTCTGAAGATGATTGA